The proteins below come from a single Geobacillus thermoleovorans genomic window:
- a CDS encoding ABC-F family ATP-binding cassette domain-containing protein — protein sequence MIILQVHGLTKYFGADLILSNIKLEIQSHDRIALVGRNGAGKSTLLKIIAGELSFDSGKIIKPNHIKIGYLAQNSGLDSPRSIWDEMLEVFTPLLGLEKQLAELSMQLGDPDVLADPARYEKTLKTYDELQEQYKEQGGYQYEADIRSVLHGLQFSSYDYKTTPISSLSGGQRTRLALGKLLLSKPDLLILDEPTNHLDLETLAWLEQYLQAYPGAVLVVSHDRYFLDKIVTDVYELSNATLKHYAGNYSRYLELRAEQYEQELRRYEKQQEEIARLQDFIQRNIARASTAKRAQSRRKQLEKIERLERPVGDEKSASFSFSIDRPSGYEVLTAEDIAVGYGDGAPIIRQISFRITRGESVALVGPNGIGKSTLLKAIARKLPIQTGELRYGANVQIGYYDQDQADLSSNKRVLDELWDAYPEKTEKEIRTVLGNFLFSGDDVLKPVSALSGGEKARLSLAKLMLQKANVLLLDEPTNHLDLDSKEVLEQALIDYPGTILFVSHDRYFINRIATKVFELSSGGLTEYLGDYDYYIAKKEEMRELALLNVRPTETASDSAKTTYEQEKEEKKRRRQRQRRLDEIEAEIATLEAQIAEIEQQLCDPSVYGDYETMQRLTQENDERKQRVEMLLAEWEQLYTSL from the coding sequence ATGATCATTTTGCAAGTGCACGGGCTCACGAAATATTTCGGCGCTGACCTTATTTTATCGAATATAAAACTAGAAATACAGTCCCACGACCGAATTGCCCTTGTCGGCCGCAACGGAGCGGGAAAATCGACATTGTTGAAAATCATCGCCGGTGAACTCTCTTTCGACAGCGGCAAAATCATCAAACCAAACCATATCAAAATCGGCTATTTGGCGCAAAACAGCGGGCTCGACTCGCCGCGTTCCATTTGGGACGAAATGCTTGAGGTATTCACCCCGCTTCTAGGACTCGAAAAACAGCTCGCCGAACTCAGCATGCAACTCGGCGACCCAGACGTACTCGCCGATCCAGCTCGCTATGAAAAAACGCTGAAAACGTATGACGAGCTGCAAGAACAATACAAAGAACAAGGCGGCTACCAATACGAAGCCGATATCCGCTCCGTTTTGCACGGGCTGCAGTTTTCCTCATATGATTATAAAACAACGCCGATCTCGTCGTTAAGCGGCGGACAGCGGACGCGTCTTGCCCTTGGGAAATTGCTGTTGTCCAAGCCGGATTTATTGATTTTGGACGAGCCGACGAACCATTTGGATCTTGAGACGCTCGCTTGGCTGGAGCAGTACTTGCAAGCCTATCCCGGTGCCGTCCTGGTTGTTTCCCACGACCGCTACTTTTTAGACAAAATCGTCACTGACGTATACGAACTGTCGAATGCCACGCTCAAACACTATGCCGGCAACTACAGCCGCTATTTGGAGTTGCGGGCCGAGCAATACGAACAAGAGTTAAGACGGTACGAGAAACAGCAAGAAGAAATCGCCCGACTCCAAGACTTCATCCAGCGCAACATCGCCCGTGCCTCGACGGCCAAACGGGCGCAAAGCCGGCGAAAGCAACTGGAAAAAATAGAACGGCTCGAACGGCCTGTCGGCGATGAAAAATCAGCCTCCTTTTCGTTCTCGATCGATCGACCGAGCGGCTATGAAGTGCTCACCGCTGAAGACATAGCCGTTGGCTATGGCGACGGTGCACCCATCATCCGCCAAATCAGCTTCCGCATCACGCGCGGCGAAAGCGTCGCCCTAGTCGGGCCGAACGGCATCGGCAAGTCGACATTGCTGAAGGCGATCGCCCGAAAACTCCCTATCCAAACAGGAGAGCTCCGCTACGGCGCAAACGTCCAAATCGGCTATTACGATCAAGACCAAGCTGATTTGTCATCGAACAAACGGGTGCTTGACGAGCTGTGGGACGCCTACCCCGAAAAGACAGAAAAAGAAATTCGCACCGTGCTCGGCAACTTCCTGTTTTCCGGCGATGACGTTTTAAAACCGGTCTCCGCTTTAAGCGGCGGGGAGAAAGCACGCCTTTCGCTCGCCAAGCTGATGTTGCAAAAAGCAAATGTCCTTCTTTTGGACGAACCGACAAACCATCTAGACCTCGACAGCAAAGAAGTGCTCGAGCAAGCGCTCATCGACTACCCGGGAACGATTTTGTTCGTTTCCCACGACCGCTATTTCATCAACCGAATCGCAACAAAGGTGTTTGAACTTTCCAGCGGAGGCCTAACGGAATACTTAGGCGACTATGATTACTACATCGCCAAAAAAGAAGAAATGCGCGAACTGGCACTCCTGAACGTCCGCCCGACAGAAACGGCAAGTGATTCTGCCAAAACGACATACGAGCAAGAAAAAGAGGAAAAAAAACGACGGCGCCAGCGCCAACGCCGCTTGGATGAAATCGAAGCCGAGATTGCAACGCTTGAAGCACAAATCGCTGAGATCGAGCAGCAACTTTGTGATCCATCCGTTTACGGCGACTATGAGACGATGCAACGATTGACGCAAGAAAACGACGAGCGAAAGCAGCGAGTCGAAATGTTATTGGCCGAATGGGAACAGCTTTATACTTCACTATAA
- the moaC gene encoding cyclic pyranopterin monophosphate synthase MoaC: MSSFTHFNEQGRAKMVDITHKEDTVRVAVAQTSVTVSREIYEKMTSNAIEKGDVLAVAQVAGVMAAKKTADLIPMCHPLMLKGVDIAFAWENDGEAHKLVITATVKTKGSTGVEMEALTAASVCALTVYDMCKALDKGMVIGPTYLVEKTGGKSGHYRRKTD, encoded by the coding sequence TTGTCATCGTTCACTCATTTCAATGAACAAGGGCGCGCGAAAATGGTTGATATTACGCACAAAGAAGATACTGTGCGAGTGGCTGTGGCGCAAACGAGCGTGACTGTCAGCCGGGAAATTTACGAAAAAATGACGAGCAATGCGATCGAGAAAGGGGATGTGCTCGCCGTCGCTCAAGTGGCGGGGGTGATGGCGGCGAAGAAGACAGCTGACCTTATTCCAATGTGTCACCCGCTTATGTTAAAGGGTGTGGACATTGCTTTTGCTTGGGAAAACGATGGAGAAGCGCATAAGCTCGTCATCACGGCAACGGTGAAAACGAAAGGGAGCACAGGAGTGGAAATGGAAGCGCTGACGGCCGCTTCGGTCTGTGCGTTGACGGTGTACGATATGTGCAAGGCGCTTGATAAAGGAATGGTCATCGGTCCGACGTATTTGGTCGAAAAAACGGGCGGGAAGTCTGGCCATTACCGACGGAAAACCGATTAG
- a CDS encoding redox-sensing transcriptional repressor Rex, with amino-acid sequence MSNEQPKIPQATAKRLPLYYRFLKNLHASGKQRVSSAELSEAVKVDPATIRRDFSYFGALGKKGYGYNVNYLLSFFRRTLEEDEVTEVALFGVGNLGTAFLNYNFSKNNNTKIVMAFDVDERKVGTTVGGVPVYHLDELEERLHENIPVAILTVPAAAAQALTDRLVAQGIKGILNFTPARLNVPNHIRVHHIDLAIELQSLVYFLKNYPSPS; translated from the coding sequence ATGAGCAACGAACAACCGAAAATTCCGCAGGCAACCGCCAAACGGCTGCCGCTTTACTATCGGTTTTTGAAAAACTTGCACGCTTCCGGCAAGCAACGCGTCTCCTCTGCCGAGTTGAGCGAGGCGGTGAAAGTCGATCCGGCGACGATCCGCCGCGATTTCTCCTATTTTGGCGCGCTTGGTAAAAAGGGATACGGGTATAATGTCAATTATTTGTTGTCGTTTTTCCGCCGGACGCTTGAAGAGGATGAGGTGACCGAAGTCGCCTTGTTTGGCGTCGGCAATTTAGGCACCGCCTTTTTAAACTATAATTTTTCGAAAAACAACAATACGAAAATCGTGATGGCGTTTGATGTCGATGAGCGGAAAGTAGGAACGACAGTCGGCGGGGTGCCGGTCTATCATCTCGATGAGTTGGAGGAGCGGCTTCACGAAAACATCCCGGTCGCCATTTTAACCGTGCCGGCCGCCGCGGCTCAAGCGCTGACCGACCGCCTTGTCGCCCAAGGAATTAAAGGCATTTTAAACTTTACTCCGGCGCGGTTGAACGTGCCGAACCATATTCGCGTCCATCATATCGATTTAGCCATTGAGCTGCAGTCGCTCGTCTATTTTTTGAAAAACTATCCATCGCCATCGTAA
- the tatA gene encoding twin-arginine translocase TatA/TatE family subunit, with product MKYLLLVAVILLLFGTKKLPELGRSFGQSLREFKDATKGLADDEETKTDR from the coding sequence ATGAAATATTTGTTGCTCGTTGCTGTGATTTTGTTGCTGTTTGGCACGAAAAAGCTGCCAGAATTAGGGCGGTCGTTCGGCCAGTCGCTTCGCGAGTTTAAAGACGCCACAAAAGGGCTCGCTGATGACGAAGAAACGAAAACCGACCGATGA
- the tatC gene encoding twin-arginine translocase subunit TatC, whose translation MNDKEMSVYEHLGELRKRLIIVLIFFAAALVVSFFFVDDVILYLQRTAEAKHLTMNAFRLTDPIKVYFQFAFVIAAVLSAPVLLYQIWAFVSPGLYEKERKVTLSYIPASIVLFLAGVSFAYFVLFPFVVRFMSQLADQLGVQQMIGINEYFQFLLQLVLPFGIVFQLPIVVLFFTRLGLITPQLLVRIRKYAYLALLILAAVITPPDVLSQVIVMIPLTILYEGSIWVARIGYRKAQRAVEQEGNE comes from the coding sequence ATGAATGACAAAGAAATGTCGGTGTATGAGCATCTGGGTGAACTGCGAAAACGGCTCATCATCGTGCTCATCTTTTTTGCTGCGGCGCTTGTCGTTAGTTTCTTTTTTGTCGATGATGTCATTTTGTATTTGCAGCGAACGGCCGAGGCGAAGCATTTGACCATGAACGCCTTCCGCCTCACCGATCCGATTAAAGTGTATTTTCAGTTTGCCTTTGTCATCGCAGCTGTGCTGTCGGCTCCGGTGCTGTTGTATCAAATTTGGGCGTTTGTCAGCCCCGGTCTGTATGAAAAAGAGCGGAAAGTGACGTTAAGCTATATCCCGGCGTCGATCGTTCTTTTTTTAGCAGGCGTCAGCTTCGCTTATTTCGTCTTGTTTCCGTTTGTCGTTCGATTTATGAGCCAGCTGGCTGACCAACTAGGGGTTCAACAAATGATCGGCATTAATGAATATTTTCAGTTTTTGCTTCAGCTCGTGCTGCCGTTTGGCATCGTATTTCAGCTTCCGATTGTTGTGCTGTTTTTCACCCGCTTAGGGCTTATTACGCCGCAGCTTCTTGTTCGCATCCGCAAGTATGCGTATTTAGCGCTGCTTATTTTAGCGGCGGTCATTACGCCGCCGGATGTGTTGTCGCAAGTGATCGTCATGATTCCACTCACCATTTTGTATGAAGGAAGCATTTGGGTGGCGCGCATCGGCTATCGGAAAGCGCAGCGAGCAGTCGAGCAGGAAGGCAATGAGTGA
- a CDS encoding YdiK family protein, which produces MMRNPRLFSLLYFVLGSMFTYLAIESAHETVWNVSTIALAALAAFDFGTALRLLFASKR; this is translated from the coding sequence ATGATGCGAAACCCTCGGCTGTTTTCGCTTCTGTATTTCGTCTTAGGCTCAATGTTTACGTATTTGGCCATCGAAAGTGCTCATGAAACGGTTTGGAACGTCTCCACCATCGCTTTAGCGGCGCTCGCTGCCTTTGATTTCGGCACCGCCCTTCGCCTTCTTTTCGCCTCAAAACGCTGA
- a CDS encoding CPBP family intramembrane glutamic endopeptidase: MKRNHWYVIITYIVMQLSAFVGVPLLRALGVGQGTESRLEAAKLASGYWAIISFLLAFVIILWLLRGDRNERMMRRLPLASSWMWAVLGVFLALAAQSIAANIEWRLLGIKPGSENTRQIIDIIRLTPLLVVVTSVIGPILEELIFRKIIFGSLYEKYNFWLAALVSSLLFAIVHMEPEHLLLYTSMGMVFAFLYAKTGRIFVPIFAHVAMNTFVVVMQTLLADEIEKMMRQSELPLAVWRVWL, encoded by the coding sequence TTGAAACGCAACCACTGGTACGTCATCATCACGTATATCGTCATGCAGCTGTCCGCCTTTGTCGGCGTGCCGCTTCTTCGCGCCCTCGGCGTCGGCCAAGGAACGGAAAGCCGCCTCGAAGCCGCCAAACTGGCTTCCGGGTATTGGGCGATCATTAGTTTCCTGCTCGCTTTTGTCATTATCCTATGGCTGCTCCGCGGTGACCGCAACGAACGAATGATGCGGCGGCTGCCGCTTGCTTCCTCGTGGATGTGGGCGGTCTTGGGCGTCTTTTTGGCGCTCGCGGCCCAAAGCATCGCCGCCAACATCGAATGGCGGCTGCTCGGCATCAAACCAGGGTCGGAAAATACAAGGCAAATCATCGATATCATCCGCCTGACGCCGCTGTTGGTCGTCGTCACCTCCGTCATCGGCCCGATTTTGGAAGAGCTCATCTTCCGCAAAATCATTTTCGGCTCGCTTTATGAAAAATACAACTTTTGGCTTGCTGCGCTTGTCAGTTCGCTTTTGTTTGCCATTGTCCATATGGAGCCAGAACATTTGCTTCTGTACACATCCATGGGGATGGTATTCGCGTTTTTATACGCAAAAACCGGACGCATTTTCGTACCGATTTTCGCCCATGTCGCCATGAATACGTTCGTCGTCGTCATGCAGACGCTATTGGCCGACGAGATTGAGAAAATGATGCGCCAGTCCGAGCTGCCGCTCGCCGTTTGGAGGGTTTGGCTATGA
- the groES gene encoding co-chaperone GroES: MLKPLGDRIVIEVVETEEKTASGIVLPDTAKEKPQEGRVVAVGAGRVLDNGQRIAPEVEVGDRIIFSKYAGTEVKYDGKEYLILRESDILAVIR, translated from the coding sequence GTGTTGAAGCCATTAGGCGATCGTATTGTCATTGAAGTCGTGGAAACAGAAGAAAAAACGGCTAGCGGTATCGTTCTGCCGGATACGGCGAAAGAAAAACCGCAAGAAGGCCGCGTTGTTGCTGTCGGTGCAGGCCGCGTGCTCGATAACGGCCAACGCATCGCGCCGGAAGTCGAAGTTGGCGACCGCATTATCTTCTCGAAATATGCGGGCACAGAAGTGAAATACGACGGCAAAGAATACTTAATTTTGCGCGAAAGCGATATTTTGGCTGTCATCCGCTAA
- the groL gene encoding chaperonin GroEL (60 kDa chaperone family; promotes refolding of misfolded polypeptides especially under stressful conditions; forms two stacked rings of heptamers to form a barrel-shaped 14mer; ends can be capped by GroES; misfolded proteins enter the barrel where they are refolded when GroES binds) gives MAKQIKFSEEARRAMLRGVDKLADAVKVTLGPKGRNVVLEKKFGSPLITNDGVTIAKEIELEDPFENMGAKLVAEVASKTNDIAGDGTTTATVLAQAMIREGLKNVAAGANPMGIRRGIEKAVAVAVEELKAISKPIKGKESIAQVAAISAADEEVGQLIAEAMERVGNDGVITLEESKGFTTELDVVEGMQFDRGYVSPYMITDTEKMEAVLENPYILITDKKVSSIQELLPVLEQVVQQGRPLLIIAEDVEGEALATLVVNKLRGTFNAVAVKAPGFGDRRKAMLEDIAILTGGEVISEELGRELKSTTIASLGRAAKVVVTKETTTIVEGAGDSERIKARINQIRAQLEETTSEFDREKLQERLAKLAGGVAVIKVGAATETELKERKLRIEDALNSTRAAVEEGIVAGGGTALMNIYNKVAAIEAEGDEATGVKIVLRAIEEPVRQIAQNAGLEGSIIVERLKNEKPGIGFNAATGEWVDMIEAGIVDPTKVTRSALQNAASVAAMVLTTEAVVADKPEENKGNNNMPDMGGMM, from the coding sequence ATGGCAAAACAAATCAAGTTCAGTGAAGAAGCGCGCCGTGCGATGTTGCGCGGGGTGGACAAACTTGCAGACGCAGTGAAAGTCACATTAGGTCCGAAAGGCCGCAACGTCGTATTGGAGAAAAAATTCGGTTCGCCGCTCATCACGAATGACGGGGTAACGATCGCGAAAGAAATCGAGCTCGAAGATCCGTTTGAAAACATGGGCGCGAAATTGGTCGCTGAAGTCGCCAGCAAAACGAACGACATCGCTGGGGACGGTACAACAACCGCTACGGTATTGGCTCAAGCGATGATCCGCGAAGGCTTGAAAAACGTAGCAGCTGGTGCCAACCCGATGGGCATCCGTCGCGGTATCGAAAAAGCGGTTGCTGTTGCGGTTGAAGAATTGAAAGCCATCTCCAAACCGATTAAAGGAAAAGAGTCGATCGCCCAAGTTGCTGCGATCTCGGCTGCTGACGAAGAAGTCGGCCAATTGATCGCTGAAGCGATGGAACGCGTTGGCAATGATGGCGTTATCACGCTTGAAGAGTCGAAAGGCTTCACGACGGAACTCGACGTTGTCGAAGGGATGCAATTCGACCGCGGTTACGTTTCACCGTACATGATTACGGATACGGAAAAAATGGAAGCTGTCCTTGAAAATCCGTACATCCTCATCACGGACAAAAAAGTATCGAGCATTCAAGAACTGTTGCCGGTCTTAGAACAAGTCGTCCAACAAGGCCGTCCGCTCCTGATCATTGCGGAAGATGTTGAAGGCGAAGCATTGGCGACGCTTGTTGTCAACAAACTGCGCGGCACGTTCAATGCGGTTGCTGTCAAAGCGCCTGGCTTCGGCGATCGCCGCAAAGCGATGCTCGAAGACATTGCGATTTTGACAGGCGGCGAAGTGATCTCGGAAGAGCTTGGCCGTGAATTAAAATCGACGACGATCGCGTCGCTTGGTCGTGCGGCGAAAGTTGTTGTCACGAAAGAAACGACGACGATCGTCGAAGGCGCTGGCGATTCGGAGCGCATCAAAGCGCGCATCAACCAAATCCGTGCGCAGCTTGAAGAAACGACGTCCGAATTCGATCGCGAAAAACTGCAAGAACGCTTGGCGAAATTGGCTGGCGGCGTAGCGGTCATCAAAGTCGGTGCGGCAACAGAAACAGAATTGAAAGAACGCAAACTGCGCATCGAAGACGCGCTCAACTCGACTCGTGCGGCTGTTGAAGAAGGCATTGTCGCCGGCGGTGGCACGGCTCTCATGAACATCTACAACAAAGTCGCTGCCATCGAAGCGGAAGGCGATGAAGCAACCGGTGTGAAAATCGTATTGCGCGCGATCGAAGAACCGGTTCGTCAAATCGCGCAAAACGCTGGTCTGGAAGGCTCGATCATCGTTGAGCGCCTGAAAAACGAAAAACCGGGCATCGGCTTCAATGCGGCAACAGGTGAATGGGTCGACATGATCGAAGCTGGTATCGTTGACCCGACGAAAGTCACTCGTTCGGCGCTGCAAAACGCTGCATCTGTCGCCGCAATGGTCTTGACGACAGAAGCGGTCGTTGCCGACAAACCGGAAGAAAACAAAGGCAACAACAACATGCCGGATATGGGCGGCATGATGTAA
- a CDS encoding cation:proton antiporter: protein MNHLVFEVGTALVLVAIGSIIANKLNFSIIPFLIVIGMLVGPHAPTIGIIDLTFIQSNEIIQFLGRIGVLFLLFYLGLEFSVGKLIKSGKNIVVGGSIYVTMNFVLGLVYGKAVGMPWMETLLIAGLLSVSSSAIVAKVLVDLRRTANPETELILGMILFDDIFLALFLTTMSGVLLAGSTSFFGISLSVLTSVAYMLLFFVIARKGAPLLNKWLNIKSDEIFIIVIFAILFFVAGFSETLHVAEAIGALLLGLVFSETEHRDRIEHLVVPFRDFFGAIFFFSFGLTIEPSTLIHAFWLSLGAVIVTLLANMVAGMIAGRKAGLSYKASTNIGLTITARGEFSIIVANLGITAGLNPILTPFTALYVLMLAILGPLFAKESKTIYKLLNKVFKWDKKLAKEKEKQKERVEVAEK, encoded by the coding sequence ATGAACCATTTAGTATTCGAAGTAGGAACGGCACTCGTCCTAGTCGCCATTGGGTCGATCATTGCCAATAAATTAAACTTCTCCATTATCCCGTTTTTGATCGTGATCGGCATGCTGGTCGGGCCCCATGCCCCCACAATCGGGATTATTGACCTCACTTTTATTCAAAGCAATGAAATTATCCAGTTTTTAGGCAGGATCGGGGTACTTTTTTTACTGTTTTATTTAGGACTTGAATTTTCTGTTGGTAAACTGATTAAATCCGGAAAAAACATCGTGGTCGGCGGAAGCATCTACGTCACAATGAACTTTGTTTTAGGATTGGTTTATGGCAAGGCCGTCGGAATGCCATGGATGGAAACGCTTCTTATTGCTGGACTCCTCAGTGTATCATCAAGTGCCATCGTGGCCAAAGTTCTCGTCGATTTAAGGAGAACGGCCAATCCTGAAACAGAGCTCATTTTAGGGATGATCCTTTTTGATGACATCTTCCTTGCCCTATTTTTGACGACGATGTCAGGGGTTTTGCTAGCTGGATCCACCTCCTTTTTCGGAATCAGCCTATCGGTTTTAACATCTGTTGCTTATATGCTGCTATTTTTTGTCATCGCTCGTAAAGGTGCCCCTCTGCTTAACAAATGGTTAAATATCAAATCCGATGAAATATTCATCATCGTTATCTTTGCTATTCTCTTTTTCGTTGCCGGCTTTTCCGAAACGCTTCATGTCGCTGAAGCTATCGGGGCCTTACTACTGGGGCTTGTCTTTTCGGAAACCGAACACCGCGATCGAATCGAACATTTAGTTGTTCCATTCCGTGACTTCTTTGGAGCTATCTTTTTCTTTAGTTTCGGTTTGACTATTGAACCATCCACCTTAATTCATGCGTTTTGGTTATCATTAGGAGCCGTTATCGTCACTCTACTAGCCAATATGGTGGCGGGAATGATCGCCGGAAGAAAGGCCGGGTTGTCCTACAAAGCCTCTACAAATATTGGTTTGACAATCACCGCGCGTGGAGAGTTTTCCATCATCGTTGCAAATCTGGGGATTACAGCGGGGTTAAACCCGATACTGACGCCTTTTACCGCACTTTACGTTCTCATGTTGGCCATATTGGGACCACTCTTTGCCAAAGAAAGCAAAACGATCTATAAACTACTCAACAAAGTATTTAAATGGGATAAGAAGCTAGCTAAGGAGAAGGAGAAGCAAAAGGAAAGAGTCGAAGTTGCGGAAAAATAA
- a CDS encoding cation:proton antiporter regulatory subunit, protein MNIRESELPGIGYKFEIITRNKDKLVIVIHDDGRREIYHFDAEDYDEVVSSVTLSDQEARQIAGIIGGMAYKPKALETIEFAFDDLIIEWFQVEPNAPAVNQKIGELDIRNRFGVTVIAIKKKHSQKSHNPGPNTLIEAGDTLIMSGERQQIKEIISHLLSNKE, encoded by the coding sequence ATGAATATCCGAGAAAGCGAATTGCCGGGAATTGGGTACAAGTTTGAAATTATTACGCGAAACAAAGATAAGCTTGTCATTGTGATCCATGACGATGGGCGAAGGGAAATTTATCACTTTGACGCAGAGGATTATGATGAAGTCGTTAGCAGCGTGACCTTAAGCGACCAAGAAGCGCGCCAAATTGCAGGAATCATTGGAGGAATGGCATATAAACCAAAGGCGCTCGAAACGATTGAGTTTGCCTTTGACGATCTCATTATCGAGTGGTTTCAAGTGGAGCCAAACGCCCCCGCTGTAAATCAAAAAATTGGTGAACTTGATATTAGGAACCGTTTCGGTGTCACTGTCATCGCTATCAAAAAGAAACATTCCCAAAAATCCCATAATCCCGGTCCAAATACATTGATTGAAGCTGGAGATACCTTGATTATGTCTGGAGAAAGACAGCAAATCAAGGAGATCATTAGTCATTTACTATCAAATAAGGAGTGA
- the fumC gene encoding class II fumarate hydratase produces the protein MNERIERDSLGEVKVPADKYWGAQTERSRQNFRIGKETMPLELIYAYAELKKAAAIVNHQAGKLSEAKQRAIVAACEEILAGRWDDHFPLVVWQTGSGTQTNMNVNEVVARRANELLGDGEGRIHPNDDVNMSQSSNDTFPTVMHIAIYMKIQTHLLPALDGLIGTFAAKERQYEKTIKIGRTHLQDATPLTFGQEISGWRTMLEKSKAMITEASEKLLDLAIGGTAVGTGINAPPGFGEQVAEQLKAQTGYPFRSATNKFHALTSHDEIVYVHGALKALAADLMKIANDIRWLASGPRSGLGEITLPANEPGSSIMPGKVNPTQSEAMTMVAVQVFGNDATIGFAASQGNFQLNVFKPVIAYNAIQSVQLLGDAIRSFDERCAKGLEANEAKMKEYVERSLMLVTALSPHIGYDRAAEIAKLAHREGLTLKEAALKTGYVTAEQYEEWVRPEKMI, from the coding sequence ATGAACGAACGAATTGAACGCGACTCGCTCGGCGAGGTGAAGGTGCCGGCCGATAAATACTGGGGGGCGCAGACGGAGCGAAGCCGGCAAAACTTTCGCATCGGCAAAGAAACAATGCCGCTTGAACTCATTTATGCCTATGCCGAGCTGAAAAAGGCGGCGGCGATCGTGAACCATCAGGCTGGAAAGCTGAGCGAAGCGAAGCAGCGGGCGATTGTGGCCGCGTGCGAGGAAATTTTGGCGGGCCGATGGGATGACCATTTTCCACTCGTCGTCTGGCAGACGGGAAGCGGGACGCAGACGAATATGAACGTCAACGAAGTCGTGGCGAGGAGGGCGAATGAGCTGCTAGGTGACGGGGAGGGGCGCATTCACCCAAACGATGATGTCAACATGTCGCAAAGCTCGAACGATACATTCCCGACGGTGATGCATATCGCGATCTACATGAAAATCCAAACACATCTCCTGCCGGCGCTTGATGGCTTGATCGGAACATTCGCTGCGAAAGAACGCCAATATGAAAAGACGATCAAAATCGGGCGCACCCACTTGCAAGACGCGACGCCGCTCACATTTGGGCAGGAGATTTCCGGCTGGCGGACGATGCTGGAAAAAAGCAAGGCCATGATCACCGAAGCGAGTGAGAAGCTGCTTGATTTGGCGATCGGCGGCACGGCGGTCGGAACCGGAATCAATGCGCCGCCGGGATTTGGCGAACAAGTGGCCGAGCAGCTGAAGGCGCAAACCGGCTATCCATTCCGTTCGGCAACAAACAAATTCCATGCGTTGACCAGCCATGACGAGATTGTTTACGTCCACGGGGCATTGAAAGCGCTCGCTGCCGATTTGATGAAAATCGCCAACGACATCCGCTGGCTGGCGAGCGGGCCGCGCTCCGGGCTCGGGGAGATCACGCTTCCAGCCAATGAACCGGGGAGCTCGATCATGCCGGGGAAAGTGAATCCGACGCAAAGCGAAGCGATGACGATGGTCGCTGTTCAAGTGTTCGGCAACGACGCCACGATCGGTTTTGCGGCAAGCCAAGGCAACTTCCAATTAAATGTGTTCAAGCCGGTCATCGCCTATAACGCCATTCAGTCCGTGCAGCTGCTCGGCGATGCGATTCGTTCGTTTGATGAGCGGTGCGCCAAAGGGTTGGAGGCGAATGAAGCGAAAATGAAAGAATACGTAGAGCGGTCGCTCATGCTCGTGACGGCGCTGAGCCCGCATATCGGCTATGACCGGGCGGCGGAAATCGCGAAGCTCGCCCATCGCGAAGGGTTGACGCTCAAGGAAGCGGCATTGAAAACCGGGTATGTGACAGCTGAGCAGTACGAAGAATGGGTGAGGCCGGAGAAGATGATTTAG